Proteins from a single region of Polynucleobacter sp. KF022:
- the nudB gene encoding dihydroneopterin triphosphate diphosphatase, with protein MKIPISVLVVIYKSNRDVLLIERADRVGFWQSVTGSLDAPEENLALAAAREVFEETGVAVDLLPKAALQNMHHQIEYEIYPEWRFRYAPGVTRNTEHWFALEVPENTEIKLAPREHVAYEWLPYADAAKKCFSRSNGEAILKLFSAD; from the coding sequence TTGAAAATCCCTATTTCGGTTTTAGTAGTTATCTATAAATCGAATAGGGATGTTTTGTTGATAGAGCGAGCAGATCGCGTTGGATTTTGGCAATCCGTTACTGGAAGTCTTGATGCGCCTGAAGAGAATCTTGCATTAGCAGCAGCCCGCGAGGTTTTTGAAGAGACGGGCGTTGCTGTAGATCTCTTGCCAAAAGCTGCGTTGCAAAATATGCACCATCAGATTGAATATGAAATCTATCCGGAGTGGCGTTTTCGATATGCTCCCGGTGTCACCCGCAATACTGAACATTGGTTTGCGCTTGAGGTTCCAGAAAATACTGAAATAAAGTTAGCCCCTAGAGAGCATGTGGCCTATGAGTGGCTACCTTACGCAGATGCAGCAAAAAAATGTTTCTCTCGCAGCAATGGAGAGGCCATCCTCAAATTATTTTCAGCAGACTAA
- a CDS encoding glycerate kinase yields the protein MTLSKSSTPITKSTEAILKNAFAAAVAVADPQLIVPQYLAKIFPRGQEPRGRCLVVGAGKASASMASALEAYAKANWPQVTLDGVVLTRYGHNSPTSYIKIIEAGHPVPDQAGMDGAVEVLALTKQLEQGDVLIALVSGGGSSLLTLPQEGISIDDMRKTTEALLRSGAPIEEMNVVRKHLSAILGGNLARVAIARGARVEALLISDVTGDSPADIASGPCAADYSTYLDALNILQKYDLDTPTIPISVLAHLKRGLAGEIPETLKDADLVDGQVSNHVIATAYKSLEAAAEYVCHQGYEPIVLGDTITGEAQEVGIAQAALMRDYIAKGFDQPLALISGGECTVTIPAGVKGRGGRCSEYLLSLFAASSDAPNIAALAADTDGIDGSEKNAGAWFDESIRQASLSSGLQSEKFLLAHDCYGFFAELGALVETGPTLTNVNDFRIILLNK from the coding sequence ATGACTCTAAGCAAATCTTCGACCCCAATCACCAAAAGCACCGAAGCTATTTTGAAAAATGCATTTGCTGCTGCTGTGGCAGTTGCTGATCCACAATTGATTGTTCCGCAGTATTTGGCAAAGATATTTCCTAGGGGGCAAGAACCCAGGGGAAGGTGTTTGGTTGTTGGTGCCGGCAAAGCTAGCGCTTCCATGGCTAGTGCATTAGAAGCTTATGCAAAAGCAAATTGGCCGCAGGTTACATTAGATGGGGTTGTGCTGACGCGTTACGGCCACAACTCACCAACAAGCTACATAAAGATTATTGAGGCTGGACATCCAGTGCCCGATCAGGCTGGTATGGATGGGGCCGTGGAAGTATTGGCGCTAACAAAGCAATTAGAGCAAGGTGATGTATTGATCGCTTTGGTGTCTGGGGGAGGCTCAAGCCTTCTGACTTTGCCTCAAGAAGGCATTTCTATTGATGACATGCGCAAGACCACAGAAGCGCTTTTGCGAAGTGGTGCCCCGATTGAAGAAATGAACGTGGTGCGCAAACACCTATCTGCAATTTTGGGTGGTAACTTGGCCAGGGTTGCGATTGCACGTGGCGCAAGAGTGGAAGCTTTATTGATTTCTGACGTCACAGGCGACTCACCTGCCGATATTGCTAGCGGTCCTTGTGCTGCGGATTACTCCACCTATTTGGATGCACTCAATATTTTGCAAAAATACGATTTAGATACACCTACTATTCCGATATCTGTTCTTGCTCATCTCAAGCGAGGTTTAGCAGGAGAGATCCCTGAGACCTTAAAAGATGCTGATTTAGTGGATGGTCAAGTTTCGAATCATGTCATTGCAACTGCTTATAAAAGTCTAGAAGCTGCTGCAGAGTATGTTTGTCACCAAGGATACGAGCCAATTGTTTTGGGTGACACGATTACTGGCGAAGCTCAAGAAGTTGGTATTGCACAGGCTGCTTTAATGCGTGACTATATAGCCAAGGGGTTTGATCAACCGCTTGCTCTGATTTCTGGCGGTGAATGCACTGTCACTATTCCGGCAGGTGTGAAGGGTCGCGGTGGTCGTTGTAGTGAATATCTACTCTCTCTATTTGCTGCCAGTTCCGATGCGCCGAATATTGCTGCTTTGGCTGCTGATACCGATGGTATTGATGGCAGCGAAAAGAATGCAGGGGCATGGTTTGATGAGAGTATTCGGCAGGCTAGCTTAAGCTCCGGTCTGCAATCAGAAAAATTCCTATTGGCACACGATTGTTATGGCTTCTTTGCAGAATTGGGCGCTTTAGTGGAAACTGGCCCTACACTTACGAATGTGAATGACTTCCGCATCATCTTGCTTAATAAATAA
- a CDS encoding ABC transporter ATP-binding protein/permease: MRHSSGHHHGSADSKTAGRGDWRVIRDLLPYLLEYRFRVLIALSCLIAAKVTNLGIPIVLKDLIDSLNINVNSPQVLLVVPLGIIVAYGLLRIFASVFTELREALFAKVTQNAVRKVALQVFEHLHSLALSFHLARQTGGVSRDIERGTRGIQSLISYSLYSILPTLIEFCLVLGYLAYSYDIWFAAITLVALVLYIVFTVVVTEWRTHFRRTMNDMDSKANQKAIDSLLNFETVKYFGNEAFEANRYDENLLRYQSAAVKSQKTLAVLNLGQQIIIAVGLMLILWRATVGVVNGTMTLGDLVLVNTLMIQLYIPLNFLGVIYREIKQALTDMDRMFSLLNTDKEIADSPDAKTLQIENHDRGPDVRFEHVSFHYDAKREILRDVSFNIPAGTITAVVGQSGAGKSTLARLLFRFYDVQSGKILIDGQNIQDVTQASLRKAIGIVPQDTVLFNDTIGYNIAYGNPSASIEEVQEAARAAQIDSFIKRLPEGYDTQVGERGLKLSGGEKQRVAIARTLLKKPAMLIFDEATSALDSKTERAFQEELLSLAKNRTTLIIAHRLSTIIHADQILVMDHGQIVEHGTHEELLAVNGKYAEMWQMQERATLD, from the coding sequence ATGAGACATTCATCGGGACATCATCACGGTAGCGCAGATTCAAAAACAGCGGGGCGCGGTGACTGGCGCGTTATTCGCGACCTTCTCCCTTATCTTTTGGAATATCGCTTTAGGGTCTTGATTGCCCTTAGCTGTTTGATTGCCGCCAAGGTTACCAATCTTGGCATACCAATTGTGTTGAAAGACTTAATTGATTCTTTAAATATCAATGTCAATTCACCGCAAGTACTTTTGGTCGTTCCCTTGGGAATTATTGTTGCCTATGGCCTTTTACGAATTTTTGCATCTGTATTTACAGAACTTCGCGAAGCATTGTTTGCTAAGGTCACCCAGAACGCAGTTCGTAAAGTAGCGCTTCAAGTTTTTGAGCACTTGCACTCCTTAGCGCTGAGTTTTCATCTTGCCCGTCAGACTGGCGGCGTAAGTCGAGATATAGAGCGCGGCACACGTGGCATACAGTCACTGATTTCTTATTCTCTCTATAGCATTCTGCCCACACTGATCGAATTTTGTTTGGTCTTAGGCTACCTTGCTTACTCCTACGATATTTGGTTTGCTGCGATTACTTTAGTCGCCTTGGTTCTTTACATTGTTTTCACAGTCGTAGTTACTGAGTGGCGCACACATTTTCGTCGCACGATGAATGATATGGATTCGAAAGCCAATCAAAAGGCGATTGATTCCTTATTAAATTTCGAGACAGTGAAGTACTTTGGTAACGAGGCATTTGAAGCCAATCGTTACGATGAAAATCTTCTGCGCTATCAATCGGCTGCTGTGAAGTCACAAAAGACTTTGGCTGTATTGAATCTTGGGCAGCAAATCATTATTGCAGTTGGTCTAATGCTAATTCTATGGCGCGCTACGGTTGGCGTAGTCAATGGCACCATGACTTTGGGCGATTTGGTCTTGGTCAATACCTTAATGATTCAGCTCTATATCCCTCTGAACTTCTTAGGTGTGATTTATCGTGAGATTAAGCAAGCATTGACTGACATGGATCGCATGTTTTCTTTACTCAATACTGACAAAGAGATAGCGGATTCACCGGATGCTAAGACACTCCAAATTGAAAATCATGATCGTGGCCCAGACGTGCGGTTTGAGCACGTATCGTTTCACTATGATGCTAAGCGTGAAATTCTCCGCGATGTGAGCTTCAATATTCCTGCTGGGACGATTACAGCGGTGGTTGGTCAAAGTGGCGCCGGAAAGAGCACTCTCGCAAGATTACTCTTTCGTTTCTATGATGTTCAATCAGGAAAGATTTTGATTGATGGTCAAAATATTCAGGACGTCACTCAGGCTAGTTTGCGCAAAGCTATTGGTATCGTGCCGCAAGATACCGTGCTATTTAATGACACGATTGGATACAACATTGCCTATGGCAATCCCTCTGCATCGATAGAGGAGGTGCAGGAGGCAGCCAGAGCTGCGCAAATTGATAGCTTTATTAAGCGCTTGCCTGAGGGTTATGACACTCAAGTTGGCGAGCGGGGTCTCAAACTATCTGGGGGTGAGAAACAAAGAGTTGCTATTGCAAGAACACTCTTAAAGAAACCTGCCATGCTTATTTTTGATGAAGCTACTTCAGCGCTCGACTCTAAAACCGAACGTGCTTTTCAAGAAGAACTTCTCAGTTTGGCTAAGAACCGCACAACACTCATCATTGCCCATCGCCTTTCAACCATCATTCATGCTGATCAAATTTTAGTAATGGATCATGGGCAAATTGTGGAGCATGGCACTCATGAGGAGTTGCTTGCAGTAAATGGGAAATATGCTGAGATGTGGCAGATGCAAGAGCGCGCCACTCTTGATTAG